In Xylanibacter ruminicola 23, a single genomic region encodes these proteins:
- a CDS encoding phosphoethanolamine transferase, whose protein sequence is MLKGLKINPLKWIGALFMPIQKNSAFFVFMFALGMICTQLELMPVYLVGKGAEPYQFSEPELFLDIYAVCVVLTLIPRKVRYWVRALLYILLYTTAIVDMYCYVRFESTLTPTMLMLANETTGQEASEFLRGYITWDVVTSKVGWVLLLALVHIAWTVIRRMTRHLSNRLILPKMTPIVIEGYNAIVGVIVAWALCSCVTLVWPNKEAMHRMFTHTTVGQMEHELTRKDKAEFYVPIYRLVFSMYANHLADNQLVQLEAASEKVQIDSCSYRVPNIVLIIGESYNKHHSQLYGYNMPTTPKQKALAQEGTLVPFTDVVAPWNLTSFVFKNILSLQAIGEKEEWCDKPLFPEVFRKAGYHVTFITNQFQSKANEAVYDFSGGFFLNNPDLSKKLFDTRNTRLYPYDEGVLQEYDRLKKEDKEHNLIILHLMGSHLMYKSRYPQNATHKYLKEDMYNRPELTKKQRMILADYDNSVRYNDSIVWAVTQRFADKDAIVIYMPDHAEEIFDGEPYMYGRMHGANIDYRLARNEMEIPFWIWGSPKYRENHPYGWTAIQEARNRPMMTDVLPHLLMYFGGIASPLYHEQYNIVSPAYDTKRPRILKGVTDYNQLKKQ, encoded by the coding sequence ATGCTTAAAGGACTGAAAATAAACCCATTAAAGTGGATTGGCGCCCTGTTTATGCCCATCCAGAAAAACAGCGCATTCTTTGTGTTTATGTTTGCGCTGGGAATGATTTGTACACAACTGGAACTGATGCCCGTCTATCTGGTAGGCAAAGGTGCCGAACCATACCAGTTTTCCGAACCCGAACTGTTTCTGGATATCTACGCCGTATGCGTAGTGCTTACGCTGATACCCCGAAAGGTTCGCTATTGGGTGCGAGCGCTACTCTACATCCTGCTATACACCACAGCCATTGTGGATATGTACTGCTACGTACGTTTTGAGTCGACTCTTACCCCCACCATGCTGATGCTGGCTAACGAAACCACAGGTCAGGAGGCCAGCGAGTTTCTGCGTGGCTATATTACATGGGATGTAGTTACATCAAAAGTAGGCTGGGTACTGCTCTTGGCGCTGGTGCACATCGCTTGGACGGTGATTCGCCGAATGACCAGACATCTCAGCAACAGGCTGATTCTGCCCAAGATGACCCCCATTGTTATCGAGGGCTACAACGCCATTGTAGGTGTAATCGTAGCTTGGGCACTCTGCTCTTGTGTAACACTTGTTTGGCCCAACAAAGAGGCTATGCACCGCATGTTTACCCACACCACCGTGGGTCAGATGGAGCACGAGCTTACGCGTAAGGACAAGGCCGAATTCTATGTACCTATCTACCGATTGGTATTCAGCATGTACGCCAACCACCTGGCCGACAACCAGTTAGTACAGCTCGAAGCTGCCAGCGAGAAGGTGCAGATAGATAGCTGTAGTTATCGTGTGCCTAACATCGTATTGATTATCGGCGAGAGCTACAACAAGCACCACTCGCAGCTGTATGGCTACAACATGCCCACCACACCCAAGCAGAAGGCTTTGGCACAAGAGGGCACGCTGGTACCATTTACCGATGTGGTAGCACCCTGGAATCTTACCAGTTTTGTGTTCAAGAACATCCTGTCGCTGCAGGCCATCGGCGAAAAAGAGGAATGGTGCGATAAACCACTCTTCCCAGAAGTATTCCGCAAGGCAGGCTATCACGTTACGTTTATCACCAACCAGTTCCAGTCGAAGGCTAACGAGGCTGTTTACGACTTCAGCGGAGGTTTCTTCCTGAACAATCCTGATCTGAGCAAAAAGTTGTTTGATACACGTAACACCCGTCTTTATCCTTATGACGAGGGCGTGCTGCAGGAGTACGACCGTCTGAAGAAGGAGGATAAGGAGCATAATCTGATTATCCTGCATCTGATGGGTTCGCACCTGATGTACAAGTCGCGATATCCGCAGAATGCTACCCATAAGTATCTGAAGGAGGATATGTACAATCGTCCTGAACTTACCAAAAAACAGCGTATGATTCTGGCCGATTACGACAACTCTGTACGTTATAACGACTCGATTGTATGGGCAGTTACCCAGCGCTTTGCCGATAAGGATGCTATAGTAATCTACATGCCCGATCATGCCGAAGAGATATTTGATGGCGAGCCATATATGTACGGACGTATGCATGGCGCCAACATCGATTACCGCCTGGCACGCAACGAGATGGAGATTCCGTTCTGGATATGGGGATCGCCAAAGTATCGCGAAAACCACCCATACGGCTGGACAGCTATCCAGGAGGCCAGAAACCGTCCGATGATGACAGATGTGCTGCCACACCTGCTGATGTACTTTGGCGGTATTGCCTCGCCTCTCTATCACGAGCAGTATAACATCGTGAGTCCGGCTTACGACACCAAACGTCCACGTATCCTGAAAGGCGTAACAGATTATAACCAGTTAAAGAAGCAATGA
- the nadD gene encoding nicotinate (nicotinamide) nucleotide adenylyltransferase produces MIRTGIFGGSFNPIHNGHISLARQLCEKAGLDEVWLMVSPQNPLKAQADLLDDQIRMEMARLAVEGETGIIASDYEMHLPKPSYTWNTLEALKRDYPDREFVLMIGGDNWQLFDKWYRADDIRNQYQIIVYPRRGCEGGIDGLDLIDISSTEIRECIQAGKPINHLVPKAVAEYIKEHELYA; encoded by the coding sequence ATGATAAGAACGGGGATTTTTGGCGGATCGTTCAATCCCATTCATAACGGTCACATTTCGTTGGCTCGTCAGCTTTGTGAAAAAGCTGGGCTCGACGAAGTGTGGCTGATGGTTTCGCCACAGAACCCCCTGAAAGCCCAAGCCGATTTGCTGGACGACCAGATACGCATGGAGATGGCCCGCCTGGCTGTTGAAGGCGAAACTGGCATCATAGCCAGCGACTACGAGATGCATCTGCCCAAACCATCGTACACCTGGAACACACTCGAGGCCCTGAAGCGAGATTATCCCGACCGCGAGTTTGTACTGATGATAGGTGGCGACAACTGGCAGCTGTTTGACAAGTGGTATCGTGCCGATGATATCCGCAATCAGTACCAGATTATCGTTTATCCCCGTCGTGGTTGCGAAGGTGGTATCGACGGACTCGACCTCATCGACATTTCGAGCACCGAAATACGCGAGTGCATCCAGGCAGGCAAGCCTATCAATCATCTGGTGCCAAAGGCTGTGGCTGAATATATAAAGGAACACGAACTCTATGCTTAA
- the gmk gene encoding guanylate kinase, protein MAKGKLIIISAPSGTGKSTIISWLMREHKELNLAYSISCTSRAPRGTEQNGVDYFFLTPEEFRQRIENDEFLEYEEVYTDRFYGTLKSQVENQLEAGQNVVFDVDVKGGVNIKKFYGDKALSLFIQPPSINELRKRLEGRATDAPEVIDQRIARAEFELSFADKFDKVVINDKLEYAEADALEIIKDFLDIE, encoded by the coding sequence ATGGCAAAAGGTAAATTAATTATTATATCGGCTCCATCGGGCACAGGCAAGAGTACCATTATCTCATGGCTGATGAGAGAGCACAAGGAACTGAATCTGGCCTACTCTATCTCGTGCACATCGCGAGCTCCTCGCGGCACAGAGCAGAACGGGGTAGACTATTTCTTCCTGACACCAGAGGAATTCCGCCAGCGTATTGAGAACGACGAATTCCTGGAGTACGAGGAGGTATATACCGACCGCTTTTACGGCACGCTGAAGTCGCAGGTTGAGAACCAGTTGGAAGCTGGACAGAACGTGGTGTTCGACGTTGACGTGAAAGGTGGCGTAAACATCAAGAAATTCTATGGCGACAAGGCGCTGAGCCTGTTTATCCAGCCCCCATCAATCAACGAACTTCGCAAACGATTGGAAGGTCGTGCAACAGATGCCCCCGAGGTTATCGACCAGCGTATTGCCCGTGCCGAGTTCGAACTCTCGTTTGCCGATAAGTTCGATAAGGTGGTTATCAACGACAAGTTGGAATATGCCGAGGCTGATGCTTTGGAAATAATCAAGGATTTTTTAGATATCGAATGA
- a CDS encoding YicC/YloC family endoribonuclease, producing MIQSMTGYGKAVVAFKEKKIHVEIKSLNSKQLDLNTRIAPLYREKEMEMRQMVAEALIRGKVDMSVWVEKDTSVDPTPINAQLVENYYQQIKAIADKTGIPTPEDWFYTLLRMPDVMTKTDVEELDDEEWKVVKGGVAEALKNLVDFRTQEGAALQKKFTEKIDNIAKLMGEIEPYEKSRVQKIKARIIDGLQQIPTADYDKNRLEQELIYYIEKLDISEEKQRLTNHLKYFRDTMNEPAGQGKKLGFIAQEMGREINTTGSKSNQAEMQNIVVKMKDELEQIKEQVLNAL from the coding sequence ATGATACAATCGATGACAGGCTACGGCAAGGCGGTCGTGGCATTTAAGGAGAAGAAAATTCACGTAGAAATCAAGTCGCTGAACTCAAAACAGCTCGACTTGAACACACGTATTGCACCTCTCTATCGTGAGAAAGAGATGGAGATGCGCCAGATGGTGGCAGAGGCTCTGATTCGCGGAAAAGTGGACATGAGCGTTTGGGTTGAGAAGGATACATCGGTAGATCCAACCCCTATCAACGCACAGCTGGTTGAAAACTACTACCAGCAGATTAAGGCCATCGCCGACAAGACTGGTATTCCAACTCCTGAGGATTGGTTCTATACCCTGCTCCGCATGCCAGACGTAATGACTAAGACTGATGTTGAAGAGCTGGACGACGAGGAGTGGAAGGTAGTGAAAGGCGGTGTAGCCGAGGCCCTGAAGAACCTGGTTGACTTCCGTACTCAAGAGGGTGCTGCCTTGCAGAAGAAGTTTACTGAGAAGATTGACAATATTGCCAAGCTGATGGGCGAGATTGAGCCATACGAGAAGAGTCGTGTTCAGAAGATTAAGGCACGTATCATAGATGGCTTGCAGCAGATTCCAACAGCCGACTATGATAAGAACCGCTTGGAGCAGGAGCTGATTTACTATATTGAGAAGCTGGACATCAGCGAGGAGAAGCAGCGACTGACCAACCACCTGAAGTATTTCCGCGACACCATGAACGAGCCTGCCGGACAGGGTAAGAAGCTGGGCTTTATCGCTCAGGAGATGGGTCGTGAGATTAACACAACCGGTTCGAAGAGTAATCAGGCCGAGATGCAGAACATCGTGGTTAAGATGAAGGACGAGCTGGAGCAGATTAAGGAACAGGTTCTTAACGCACTTTAA
- a CDS encoding histidine-type phosphatase, with the protein MKRKLLILAIGFSMTLQAQGLRVGEQGSGMNAPVFETSAKDEIATNRFLAGSNYLDYDRQLTDKALTPAPKNYEPYYMSHYGRHGSRWLISDGNYSKPLATLKAAKEQGKLTPLGEKTLATIEAIYTTAHKRLGDLTAVGERQHHGIGKRMVQHFPEIFKTKNLKIDARSTTVNRCILSMIAECEELAAANPTAQIHNDVSESLQYYLNQPWDGLVAKLGRTTGDKEEREYAYKYTHPERLMKALFNDEAYVYNNVNAGSLMRQLFHVACNMQSHDTDLELFSLFTDEEVYDQWRQKNVGWYLDYGASPVSGGKMPFSQLNLLKNIIATADTVTQTQATLRFGHEVCVMPLACLLELDNCGMVVNNLDELDKYWRNYRIFPMGCNIQLIFYRPKKGKTGDILVKALLNEREAYLPIKTNQWPYYNWQELRTYYKNKIAAFEAENK; encoded by the coding sequence ATGAAACGAAAACTATTAATTCTGGCCATCGGTTTTTCGATGACTTTGCAGGCGCAAGGGCTACGGGTAGGCGAGCAAGGCTCAGGGATGAATGCACCTGTTTTTGAGACTTCGGCTAAAGATGAGATTGCAACAAATCGTTTTTTGGCAGGTAGTAACTATTTGGATTACGATCGTCAACTTACTGACAAGGCGCTGACGCCCGCTCCTAAGAATTATGAACCTTACTATATGAGTCATTATGGTCGTCATGGATCGCGTTGGCTCATCAGCGATGGCAATTACTCAAAACCCCTTGCAACGCTGAAGGCAGCTAAGGAGCAAGGGAAACTTACGCCATTAGGTGAGAAAACACTCGCAACTATCGAAGCTATCTACACTACAGCCCATAAACGTTTAGGCGATTTGACTGCTGTCGGTGAACGTCAGCATCATGGTATCGGAAAGCGCATGGTGCAGCATTTTCCTGAGATTTTCAAAACCAAGAATCTAAAGATAGATGCCCGTAGCACCACGGTGAACCGTTGTATTCTGTCGATGATTGCTGAGTGCGAAGAGCTGGCTGCTGCTAATCCTACAGCCCAGATTCATAACGATGTAAGCGAGAGTCTGCAGTACTATCTCAATCAGCCTTGGGATGGACTGGTAGCGAAACTTGGACGCACCACTGGCGATAAGGAAGAGCGCGAATATGCCTATAAGTACACCCACCCAGAGCGCTTGATGAAAGCGTTGTTTAACGACGAGGCCTACGTATATAATAATGTGAATGCAGGTTCGCTGATGCGCCAGCTGTTCCATGTGGCTTGCAATATGCAGAGTCACGACACCGATCTGGAGCTCTTCTCGCTGTTTACCGATGAGGAGGTTTACGACCAGTGGCGTCAGAAGAATGTAGGTTGGTATCTCGATTATGGTGCATCGCCTGTTTCGGGTGGTAAGATGCCTTTCAGTCAGCTTAATCTGCTGAAGAACATCATAGCTACTGCCGACACCGTTACTCAGACACAGGCCACTTTGCGATTTGGCCACGAGGTTTGTGTAATGCCTCTGGCTTGTTTGTTGGAGTTGGATAACTGCGGCATGGTTGTGAACAATCTCGATGAACTCGATAAGTATTGGCGTAACTATCGCATTTTCCCCATGGGCTGCAATATCCAGCTGATATTCTATCGCCCCAAAAAGGGAAAGACTGGCGATATTCTTGTAAAGGCCCTGCTGAACGAGCGCGAGGCCTATCTGCCTATCAAGACCAACCAGTGGCCTTACTATAACTGGCAGGAGCTACGTACATATTATAAAAATAAGATTGCCGCCTTTGAAGCAGAAAACAAGTAA
- the hemE gene encoding uroporphyrinogen decarboxylase, protein MYSNPFFAVINHQPACRPPVWMMRQAGRVLPRYRQLTKMLPFRTIMSYANLAAEVTLMPIDDMGMDAAILFSDILVIPEALGVKVEWTNEGPAFPHPLMDVEHPAAELSFSPSHLNHVADTLDEIMGQKRADTPVIGFCGGPLTCLCYMLGGRDKTMQFTDVVRYLYTHREESLQLLDAITSASETYVHLQAAHGIDTFQIFESFAGVISAELYQDMIMPFVRRITAAVRQHGLPIIFFPKGFGAGLQMLTPEDCDFVSIDWQTPLLVARHLVNPAIGIQGNMDPRILFAPQAVIEQHLQQYLAFFREHPNYIFNLGHGVHKDTPLENVQFVTEWFRQAQK, encoded by the coding sequence ATGTATAGCAATCCCTTCTTTGCGGTTATCAATCACCAACCAGCCTGTCGCCCTCCAGTATGGATGATGCGACAGGCTGGTCGCGTATTACCCCGTTATCGCCAGCTCACTAAGATGCTGCCTTTCCGTACCATCATGTCGTATGCCAATCTGGCTGCCGAGGTTACCTTGATGCCAATTGACGATATGGGTATGGATGCTGCCATCTTGTTTAGCGATATCTTGGTAATCCCTGAGGCGTTGGGCGTCAAGGTGGAATGGACCAACGAAGGGCCTGCTTTTCCCCATCCGCTGATGGATGTAGAGCATCCTGCGGCAGAATTAAGCTTTAGCCCCTCGCATCTTAATCATGTGGCCGATACGCTGGATGAGATTATGGGCCAGAAAAGGGCCGATACACCTGTGATTGGTTTTTGTGGTGGCCCGCTTACCTGCTTGTGTTACATGTTGGGTGGTCGCGACAAGACGATGCAGTTTACCGATGTGGTACGCTATCTCTACACCCATCGCGAGGAATCGCTCCAGTTGCTCGATGCCATCACCAGCGCCAGCGAGACTTATGTGCATTTGCAAGCAGCTCATGGTATCGATACCTTCCAGATATTCGAGTCGTTTGCTGGTGTGATATCTGCCGAGCTTTATCAGGATATGATTATGCCCTTTGTGCGCCGTATCACAGCTGCTGTAAGGCAGCATGGCTTGCCTATTATCTTCTTCCCCAAGGGATTTGGGGCTGGCCTGCAGATGCTCACCCCTGAGGATTGTGATTTTGTAAGTATCGATTGGCAGACACCCTTGTTGGTGGCTCGTCATCTGGTTAATCCGGCCATAGGTATTCAGGGCAATATGGATCCACGTATACTGTTTGCCCCTCAGGCTGTTATCGAGCAGCATCTGCAGCAGTATCTGGCTTTCTTCCGAGAGCATCCCAATTATATCTTTAATCTGGGTCATGGCGTTCACAAGGATACGCCATTGGAGAATGTACAGTTCGTAACAGAATGGTTCAGACAAGCACAAAAATAA
- a CDS encoding TonB-dependent receptor, with amino-acid sequence MFLGLLLSAMLVVEGPEVTPADTTTARSYKLDEVVVSAFKTNKYELVPASRSALSARQLSNQQITGLKELTAVIPNFYMPDYGSRASCPVFVRGVGNKSDGTGIGFYVDGMPFYEPLSFDCDLGDVASVEVLRGPQGTLYGRNAIGGIVNISTRNPLEYQNTRVRLGYGKYNDLRTQISNYTKVSDKFGFTFGALYHHNDGAFRNSYLNEKVDKMNETEERIGLYYKPSDNWLIRLNSHFSYSDQGGYPYAPVNVETNTLQDINYNRYSSFRRLISTNGLGITYNGPVVSFNSQTSFQYINSKQAIDQDFTVNDKSFVENARHQNMVSQEFTLKSNNDSRYQWVVGAFGMMEHVDRTVDNFSPSAGSLSHTNYCVPTSSLALYHQSTYNIWQGLSATAGIRFDYEHAKTNYDNLKVKASPLSDGGFTLVDPSQMSSATGESFESSKDFTQVTPKFTLQYLTTEDNLYYVSVTRGYKPGGFNKSFSTFDERSYEPEYSWNYEVGASINLLNNLLTLSADLFYIDWRHMQITSTITGVGNITTNAGHTDSKGAELNVIVRPVEGLQFTANYGYTYARFLSYVKSATVDYTNNRLPMVPNHTLSLDANYTINPTGWLDRVMFNVGLRGLGRIYWAEDNLVSQDFYTTLNAKVAFTKGIVTWEVWGKNLTDTNYMAYGFKSSTGNYAQAGKPLMFGTTIELNF; translated from the coding sequence ATGTTTTTAGGATTACTATTATCAGCAATGTTGGTGGTTGAAGGACCAGAGGTTACACCCGCCGACACAACCACAGCCCGCTCGTACAAGCTCGACGAAGTGGTGGTTAGTGCGTTTAAAACAAACAAATACGAGTTGGTGCCTGCATCGCGTTCGGCTTTGTCGGCTCGTCAGCTCAGTAATCAGCAGATAACAGGACTTAAGGAGTTAACTGCCGTTATTCCCAATTTCTATATGCCCGACTATGGTTCGAGAGCCAGTTGCCCCGTGTTTGTACGCGGTGTGGGTAATAAGTCGGATGGAACAGGTATCGGCTTTTATGTAGATGGTATGCCTTTCTACGAGCCCCTCTCGTTTGATTGCGATCTGGGCGATGTTGCCTCGGTTGAGGTGCTACGTGGTCCGCAGGGTACATTGTATGGTAGAAATGCCATCGGTGGTATTGTAAACATCAGTACCCGTAACCCATTGGAGTATCAGAACACCCGTGTTCGTCTGGGCTATGGTAAATATAACGATTTGCGCACGCAGATATCTAATTACACCAAGGTATCGGATAAGTTCGGTTTTACCTTTGGTGCACTCTATCATCATAACGATGGCGCCTTCCGTAATAGCTATCTGAACGAAAAGGTAGATAAGATGAACGAGACCGAGGAGCGTATAGGATTGTATTATAAGCCATCTGATAATTGGTTGATACGCCTTAACAGCCATTTTTCCTACAGCGATCAGGGAGGTTATCCCTATGCCCCAGTGAATGTTGAAACCAATACGTTGCAGGATATCAACTACAACCGTTATAGCTCATTCCGTCGCCTTATCAGCACCAATGGTCTGGGTATTACTTATAATGGTCCTGTGGTTAGCTTTAATAGCCAGACATCGTTCCAGTATATCAACTCAAAGCAGGCTATCGATCAGGACTTTACTGTTAACGACAAGTCGTTTGTAGAGAATGCCCGCCACCAGAATATGGTGTCGCAGGAGTTTACTCTCAAGTCGAATAACGATAGCCGTTACCAGTGGGTGGTTGGTGCCTTTGGCATGATGGAGCATGTGGATCGTACAGTTGATAACTTCTCACCATCAGCAGGCTCGCTCAGTCATACCAACTATTGTGTTCCAACCAGTTCGTTGGCCCTGTATCACCAGAGTACCTACAACATCTGGCAGGGACTTTCGGCTACAGCTGGTATCCGTTTTGATTATGAGCATGCAAAGACCAACTATGATAATCTAAAAGTAAAAGCCTCGCCACTATCCGATGGAGGTTTTACGTTGGTTGATCCCAGTCAGATGTCTTCGGCTACAGGCGAATCTTTCGAGAGCAGCAAGGATTTTACACAGGTAACACCTAAGTTTACGCTTCAGTATCTTACTACCGAGGATAACCTCTACTATGTGTCAGTTACTCGTGGCTATAAACCAGGTGGTTTCAATAAGTCGTTCTCTACATTCGATGAGCGTTCGTACGAGCCGGAATACAGTTGGAACTACGAGGTTGGCGCCAGCATTAACCTGCTGAACAATCTGCTTACCCTGAGTGCCGACCTGTTCTATATCGATTGGCGTCACATGCAGATTACTTCTACCATTACAGGCGTGGGTAATATCACCACCAATGCTGGTCATACAGATAGCAAGGGTGCTGAGTTGAATGTAATCGTGCGTCCTGTTGAGGGCCTGCAGTTCACGGCTAACTATGGATATACTTATGCCCGTTTCCTCTCTTATGTAAAGAGTGCCACAGTAGATTATACTAATAATCGCCTGCCCATGGTGCCCAACCACACGCTAAGCCTCGATGCCAACTACACCATCAACCCCACAGGTTGGTTAGATCGTGTGATGTTCAATGTAGGTTTGCGTGGCTTGGGTCGTATCTACTGGGCCGAGGATAATCTGGTAAGTCAGGATTTCTATACCACACTCAACGCCAAGGTAGCCTTTACCAAGGGTATTGTTACCTGGGAGGTATGGGGTAAGAACCTGACTGATACCAACTATATGGCTTACGGCTTTAAGTCATCTACCGGCAACTATGCCCAGGCAGGCAAGCCATTGATGTTTGGAACCACTATCGAGTTAAATTTCTAA
- a CDS encoding MFS transporter, translated as MATTTSVDNVRRLNLATFFCLYIAQFIPSTFITTAMQVSMRQANYGLATIGLLHLVHIPWLVKFLWAPMVDRQCSHLASYRRFILLMESVYALSIMCIGFLDISSDIYFIFVLVFISMFASATQDIATDGLAVRAFGKGDHSAVNSMQSMGRYAGAFLGSGIFIVMLDHFGWSVVFPLLGLVAWFMVVPLQFNKKIHIEPRSPKQRAKLMDFMWFFSRKEIIPHVIFLLLYFMGIIGIIANVRPYMVDLGYNMKEIGVWFGMVGTATSFVMAWVAHVLIRRIGMYRARLMVAFMIVTAPLYFLLLTFISPTLPLLVGGLLLVKTCHAFASIVVYTTAMDCVRDGREGTDFTIQVVVVHLSSSLISIISGGVGEWLDYRGLYLIELGIALVSLIYVIRVFKPNQMLAKW; from the coding sequence ATGGCAACAACCACCAGCGTAGATAATGTAAGGAGATTGAATCTCGCTACGTTTTTCTGTCTCTACATAGCGCAGTTCATCCCCTCAACGTTTATCACTACTGCCATGCAGGTAAGTATGCGCCAGGCCAATTATGGTCTGGCCACTATCGGCCTGCTACACTTAGTGCATATCCCCTGGCTCGTTAAGTTTCTTTGGGCCCCTATGGTAGATCGCCAGTGTTCTCATCTGGCCAGCTATCGCCGTTTCATCCTGCTAATGGAGTCGGTCTATGCCCTTTCAATCATGTGTATCGGATTCTTGGATATCTCCTCCGATATCTACTTTATCTTTGTGTTAGTTTTTATATCGATGTTTGCATCGGCTACACAGGATATTGCTACCGATGGTTTGGCGGTGAGGGCTTTTGGTAAGGGTGATCATAGTGCTGTGAATAGTATGCAGTCGATGGGACGTTACGCTGGTGCTTTCTTAGGTAGTGGTATCTTTATCGTGATGCTCGACCATTTTGGTTGGAGTGTTGTTTTCCCGCTGTTGGGATTGGTGGCTTGGTTCATGGTGGTGCCTTTGCAGTTTAATAAGAAGATACATATCGAGCCACGTTCGCCCAAACAGCGTGCCAAGCTGATGGATTTTATGTGGTTCTTCTCGCGCAAGGAAATTATCCCACACGTGATCTTCCTGTTGCTCTACTTTATGGGTATCATCGGCATTATTGCCAATGTGCGCCCTTATATGGTTGACTTGGGCTATAACATGAAGGAGATTGGTGTGTGGTTTGGTATGGTGGGTACAGCCACATCGTTTGTGATGGCTTGGGTGGCCCATGTGCTAATCCGTCGTATCGGTATGTATCGAGCTCGCTTGATGGTGGCCTTCATGATTGTTACAGCTCCGCTATATTTCCTGCTGCTAACGTTTATTTCGCCTACACTCCCCCTATTGGTAGGTGGTTTGCTGCTGGTAAAAACATGTCATGCCTTTGCGTCGATTGTGGTTTATACCACAGCGATGGATTGTGTACGCGATGGACGTGAGGGAACCGATTTCACCATCCAGGTGGTTGTGGTTCATCTCAGTTCGTCGCTCATCTCGATTATCTCAGGTGGTGTAGGTGAGTGGCTCGACTATCGTGGCCTCTATCTCATCGAGCTTGGCATTGCGCTCGTAAGTCTGATTTATGTAATTCGTGTGTTTAAACCTAATCAGATGCTGGCCAAATGGTAA
- a CDS encoding uroporphyrinogen-III synthase, translated as MVKRILFTAPDTYHVSLHEAFGKRPTCSFHPMFVPFISSTLLPPGGTFLPFCNQLASYDYIICTSIMAVRALSSAGVDRSLIDGKVVAIGKDQKVVQEFLGVTVALPHAKPSLMGIIEALESEQALQSKRIAVLWPKYSGLPVPPTITNFQNALSATGADVSYVYCYRTTAMSDEYYAETADALRSGNISAVALTSGGEAYVLSRIMKFAETQGQPVNVPIYSFGPYTTRCAEEAGLNVTGTSPNQYSFSDFIDYLETEI; from the coding sequence ATGGTAAAACGTATTTTATTTACAGCTCCCGACACCTATCATGTAAGTTTGCACGAGGCTTTTGGCAAACGCCCCACATGCAGCTTTCATCCCATGTTTGTGCCTTTTATCAGCAGTACCTTACTGCCCCCTGGTGGCACTTTCCTGCCGTTCTGTAATCAGTTGGCATCGTACGATTATATTATCTGCACAAGCATCATGGCCGTCAGGGCACTTTCCTCTGCTGGTGTCGACAGATCGCTTATTGATGGTAAGGTAGTAGCCATAGGTAAAGATCAGAAAGTCGTGCAGGAGTTTCTGGGTGTTACAGTGGCATTACCACATGCCAAACCCAGTTTGATGGGGATTATCGAGGCTTTGGAAAGCGAACAGGCACTACAGTCGAAGCGTATTGCTGTGCTGTGGCCTAAATATAGCGGACTGCCTGTTCCGCCAACGATCACCAATTTCCAGAATGCCCTAAGCGCAACAGGTGCCGACGTATCATATGTATATTGCTATCGTACCACAGCTATGAGCGATGAGTACTATGCCGAAACAGCCGATGCCCTACGTAGCGGTAATATAAGCGCTGTAGCCCTCACCAGTGGTGGCGAGGCCTACGTATTATCAAGAATTATGAAATTTGCCGAAACACAGGGCCAGCCTGTTAACGTGCCTATCTACTCGTTTGGTCCTTACACCACACGATGCGCTGAGGAGGCTGGCTTAAACGTAACAGGCACCTCCCCCAATCAATATAGCTTTTCTGACTTTATTGATTATCTCGAAACGGAGATATAA